One genomic window of Bartonella sp. HY038 includes the following:
- the uvrB gene encoding excinuclease ABC subunit UvrB — protein sequence MAENKSSKKVDQSNHIKDGQNDEGITSIASWANELSDAAEKDVVEVKAKTAKAKATSAAKKSVKKTAKDEKPMKTSRGTLLGGKASAKERSRAGLNPVSGLDISLEDADNLPQSGATATVEALSALISSGNPLFKNGELWTPHRPDRPHKSEGGIPFKMHTPFLPSGDQPTAIKDLVEGLNSDDRTQVLLGVTGSGKTFTMAKVIEETQRPALILAPNKTLAAQLYGEFKSFFPDNAVEYFVSYYDYYQPEAYVARSDTYIEKESSVNEQIDRMRHAATRAVLERDDVIIVASVSCIYGIGSVETYTAMTFEMKVGDRLDQRQLLSDLVAQQYKRQEFNFVRGSFRVRGDTIEIFPAHLEDRAWRISLFGDEIDTITEFDPLTGKKTGDLKSVKIYANSHYVTPRPTLNQAIKSIKTELRNRLVELNDAGRLLEAQRIEQRTKFDLEMLEATGSCPGIENYSRYLTGRKPGEPPPTMFEYIPDNALVFLDESHVTIPQIGAMYRGDFRRKATLAEYGFRLPSCMDNRPLRFEEWDAMRPQTIAVSATPAQWEMNEAGGVFAEQVIRPTGLIDPPVEIRPAKTQVDDVMGEILATSKKGYRSLVTVLTKRMAEDLTEYLHEQGIKVRYMHSDIDTLERIEIIRDLRLGTFDVLVGINLLREGLDIPECSFVAILDADKEGFLRSETSLVQTIGRAARNVNGHVILYADKMTGSMERAINETNRRREKQVAYNLEHNITPASVSKNISDILGSVYERDHVRADISQFIDEGAMIGNNLATHIAHLEKRMQEAAADLDFEEAARLRDEVKRLRQTELAIADDPLTRETIRTIEGTAKKVSKSLFAKPDLDHMGPTMDTGLPMPDSSVNDELAPVKRGRIGVGSYEEPEKSNSRKGRARKTGRPGK from the coding sequence ATGGCCGAAAATAAAAGCTCAAAAAAAGTTGATCAAAGTAATCACATTAAAGACGGTCAAAATGATGAAGGCATAACAAGCATAGCGTCTTGGGCGAATGAATTAAGTGATGCGGCTGAAAAAGATGTTGTTGAGGTGAAAGCTAAAACGGCAAAAGCCAAAGCAACCAGTGCAGCTAAAAAATCAGTCAAAAAAACCGCTAAAGATGAAAAGCCAATGAAGACATCGCGCGGCACGTTACTTGGCGGTAAAGCTTCCGCTAAAGAGCGCAGCCGTGCGGGACTTAATCCTGTTTCAGGGTTAGATATTTCACTAGAAGATGCTGATAATTTACCCCAAAGCGGTGCGACGGCAACGGTTGAAGCATTATCTGCGCTTATTTCATCGGGCAATCCACTTTTTAAAAATGGTGAGCTTTGGACACCGCATCGACCCGATCGGCCACATAAGTCCGAAGGCGGTATTCCGTTTAAAATGCATACACCGTTTTTACCATCAGGTGATCAGCCAACGGCTATCAAGGATTTGGTGGAAGGTCTTAACAGCGATGATCGCACACAGGTTCTCTTAGGTGTGACAGGGTCAGGCAAAACCTTTACCATGGCTAAAGTCATTGAGGAAACCCAAAGGCCGGCGCTTATTCTTGCACCAAATAAAACCCTTGCTGCACAGCTTTATGGCGAGTTTAAATCATTCTTTCCTGATAATGCGGTTGAATATTTTGTTTCCTATTATGATTATTATCAGCCCGAAGCCTATGTTGCGCGGTCCGATACTTACATTGAAAAGGAATCATCGGTTAATGAGCAGATAGACCGCATGCGCCATGCTGCCACCCGTGCGGTGCTTGAGCGTGATGATGTTATTATTGTTGCATCTGTTTCTTGTATTTATGGTATTGGGTCGGTTGAAACTTATACCGCAATGACCTTTGAGATGAAGGTTGGCGATAGGTTAGATCAACGGCAATTATTATCCGATCTTGTCGCGCAGCAGTATAAGCGGCAAGAATTTAATTTCGTGCGTGGTTCTTTCCGTGTGCGCGGCGATACAATTGAAATTTTTCCAGCCCACTTAGAAGATAGGGCATGGCGCATTTCATTGTTTGGTGATGAGATTGATACAATTACTGAGTTTGACCCGTTAACTGGTAAGAAAACTGGCGATTTAAAATCGGTTAAAATCTATGCAAATTCGCACTATGTGACACCGCGGCCTACTTTAAATCAGGCGATAAAAAGCATCAAAACTGAGTTGCGTAACCGCCTTGTCGAACTTAATGATGCGGGGCGCTTATTAGAAGCGCAAAGAATTGAACAACGCACCAAGTTTGATCTTGAAATGTTGGAAGCAACAGGTTCTTGCCCGGGTATTGAAAATTATTCACGTTATCTCACGGGACGTAAACCGGGTGAACCACCACCAACCATGTTTGAATATATTCCGGACAATGCTTTGGTCTTTCTTGATGAAAGCCATGTTACCATTCCGCAAATTGGCGCTATGTATCGTGGTGACTTTCGACGTAAAGCAACCTTGGCAGAATATGGTTTTCGCTTGCCATCTTGTATGGATAACCGTCCCTTGCGTTTTGAGGAATGGGATGCAATGCGCCCGCAAACCATAGCCGTTTCTGCAACGCCTGCTCAATGGGAAATGAATGAAGCAGGCGGCGTCTTTGCCGAGCAAGTTATTCGTCCAACAGGTCTTATCGATCCGCCCGTTGAAATTAGGCCAGCAAAAACGCAGGTTGATGACGTGATGGGCGAAATATTAGCCACCAGTAAAAAAGGCTATCGCTCGTTGGTGACGGTACTTACCAAACGCATGGCGGAAGATTTAACTGAATATTTGCACGAGCAAGGCATTAAGGTGCGCTATATGCACTCAGATATTGATACGCTTGAACGCATTGAAATTATTCGCGACTTGCGTCTTGGTACATTTGACGTTTTGGTGGGTATCAACCTTTTGCGTGAAGGTTTGGATATTCCTGAATGTAGTTTTGTTGCCATTCTTGATGCGGATAAGGAAGGCTTTTTGCGGTCTGAAACATCACTTGTTCAGACCATTGGTCGTGCGGCGAGAAATGTTAATGGTCACGTTATTCTTTACGCCGATAAGATGACGGGTTCGATGGAGCGCGCAATTAACGAAACCAATCGCCGGCGCGAAAAACAGGTTGCTTATAATCTTGAGCATAATATCACGCCAGCAAGTGTCAGCAAGAATATATCCGATATTCTTGGCTCTGTTTATGAGCGAGATCATGTTCGCGCTGATATTTCGCAATTTATCGATGAAGGTGCGATGATAGGCAATAATCTTGCCACCCATATCGCGCATCTTGAAAAACGTATGCAGGAGGCTGCCGCCGATCTTGACTTTGAGGAAGCCGCACGCTTGCGCGATGAAGTCAAGCGTTTGCGCCAAACCGAACTTGCTATCGCCGATGATCCATTAACCCGTGAAACAATACGAACGATTGAGGGAACCGCCAAAAAGGTTAGTAAAAGCCTTTTTGCCAAGCCTGATTTGGATCATATGGGACCAACAATGGATACCGGACTACCTATGCCAGATTCGTCCGTTAATGATGAGTTGGCGCCGGTAAAGCGCGGGCGTATTGGTGTTGGGTCTTATGAAGAACCTGAAAAATCTAATAGTCGAAAAGGCAGGGCGCGAAAAACGGGTCGGCCAGGAAAATAA
- a CDS encoding tartrate dehydrogenase, translating into MHKYKIAAIPADGIGPEVIEAGIKVIKAVEKRLNGVEFDFTTFDWGSDYYRKNGEMMPKDGLEQLKPYDAIYFGAVGAPDIPDHITLWGLRLPICQGFDQYANVRPTKILTGIVPPLRNCGVGTLDWVIVRENSEGEYSGNGGRTHKGLPEEVGTEVSIFTRTGVARIMRYAFALAQSRPRKLLTVVTKSNAQRFGMVMWDEIAEEVSKEFPEVTWDKMLVDAMTVRMVLKPESLDTIVATNLHADILSDLAGALAGSLGVAPTANIDPQRRFPSMFEPIHGSAFDITGKGIANPIAAFWTAAQMLDHLGETGGANRIMDAIEIVGGKNIKTPDIGGTATTKEVTDAMLDAIASSNI; encoded by the coding sequence ATGCATAAATATAAAATAGCAGCTATTCCAGCCGATGGTATTGGTCCTGAGGTTATCGAAGCTGGCATTAAGGTTATTAAAGCAGTTGAAAAGCGGCTAAATGGCGTAGAATTTGACTTTACCACATTTGATTGGGGGTCGGATTATTACCGTAAAAATGGTGAAATGATGCCCAAAGACGGGTTAGAGCAATTAAAGCCATATGATGCGATCTATTTTGGTGCTGTAGGCGCGCCAGATATTCCTGACCATATCACTTTATGGGGCTTGCGCTTGCCCATATGTCAGGGGTTCGACCAATATGCCAATGTTCGTCCAACAAAAATATTAACCGGTATTGTGCCGCCTTTGCGCAATTGCGGCGTAGGTACTCTTGATTGGGTTATTGTGCGTGAAAACTCTGAAGGGGAATATTCAGGAAATGGTGGGCGCACCCATAAGGGCTTGCCAGAGGAAGTTGGGACTGAAGTATCTATTTTTACCCGTACTGGAGTTGCTCGCATTATGCGCTATGCCTTTGCATTAGCTCAATCGCGACCACGAAAACTGTTAACAGTGGTGACGAAATCTAATGCGCAACGCTTTGGTATGGTGATGTGGGATGAAATAGCTGAGGAAGTATCAAAGGAATTTCCAGAGGTGACTTGGGATAAAATGTTGGTTGATGCAATGACTGTGCGGATGGTGCTGAAACCAGAAAGCTTAGATACAATTGTTGCCACCAATCTTCATGCCGATATCTTATCTGATCTTGCGGGAGCATTGGCAGGTAGCCTTGGTGTTGCCCCAACGGCCAATATTGATCCGCAGCGCCGTTTCCCTTCAATGTTTGAACCTATTCATGGTTCAGCTTTTGACATTACCGGTAAAGGAATAGCCAACCCTATTGCAGCCTTTTGGACAGCGGCGCAAATGCTTGACCATTTAGGTGAAACTGGCGGTGCTAACCGAATTATGGATGCTATTGAAATTGTTGGTGGCAAAAATATTAAAACACCAGATATTGGTGGCACTGCGACAACAAAAGAGGTAACCGATGCAATGTTAGATGCCATTGCAAGCAGCAATATTTAA
- a CDS encoding LysR family transcriptional regulator: protein MDLAHIEYFLLLCKEMHFGRTAKKLNIAPASLSRHIRMLEQSFNVRLFIRTTRNIILTKEGEYLFKHGPELLTLAQTITQNIALMEKTEKNELQIGAMDSAASGLLPMLMRDFYQENQNIKLFMHEDKTINLIPKILTGRLDIAFIRSPEQKNPLLQIINLFDEHMVIALPSSHPLATAEKITIDDLKDQPMILPERRYRPHSHDLVINIFKSKGYDINIAQMASEKNTIINLVAMNIGLAIVPLWTTKLTQQGVSFVELQLTDNANLMRLPLAVAFLKNTRDAAREKLFEILQKNIKNYADEL, encoded by the coding sequence ATGGATCTTGCCCATATCGAGTATTTTTTGCTGCTTTGCAAAGAAATGCATTTTGGCCGCACTGCAAAAAAATTGAATATTGCCCCCGCCAGTCTCTCACGGCATATTCGAATGCTTGAGCAATCTTTCAATGTTCGGCTCTTTATTCGTACAACTAGAAATATTATCCTTACCAAAGAAGGCGAATATCTTTTTAAACATGGTCCAGAATTATTAACACTTGCACAAACAATTACGCAGAATATCGCTTTAATGGAAAAAACTGAGAAAAATGAATTGCAAATTGGTGCAATGGATAGTGCTGCGTCTGGTCTATTACCAATGCTTATGCGTGATTTTTATCAAGAAAATCAAAATATCAAACTTTTCATGCACGAAGATAAAACAATTAATCTCATTCCGAAAATTCTCACCGGTCGGCTCGATATTGCGTTTATCCGCTCACCAGAACAAAAAAATCCATTATTGCAAATAATCAACCTTTTTGATGAACATATGGTTATTGCGCTGCCTAGCAGCCATCCACTGGCCACAGCAGAAAAAATAACCATCGATGATCTTAAAGACCAACCAATGATATTACCAGAGCGGCGCTATCGCCCCCATAGCCATGATCTTGTTATCAATATTTTCAAAAGCAAAGGCTATGATATCAATATTGCGCAAATGGCCAGCGAAAAAAATACAATCATTAATCTTGTTGCTATGAATATCGGGCTTGCGATTGTTCCACTATGGACAACAAAATTAACCCAGCAAGGGGTTAGTTTTGTTGAACTGCAACTTACCGACAATGCAAACTTAATGCGGCTGCCCCTTGCAGTAGCATTTTTAAAAAACACCAGAGACGCGGCCCGCGAAAAGTTGTTTGAAATACTGCAAAAAAATATCAAAAACTATGCCGATGAACTATAG
- a CDS encoding ABC transporter substrate-binding protein — translation MMHKKIKLKRLFSSALLATATLCTSNLGAAEAKTLVYCSEASPDGFDAARNFSGPSYDASAWNIFDKLINVEIGTTNTKPGLATSWEVSDDGKEYVFHLRQGVKFHTTNYFKPTRDFNADDVIFTLDRQSNKENPLYGDGLWPQYTSYGFDKLLRKIEKIDDHTVKFILNEPNAIFIQSLSLTFTAIQSKEYADQLVREGKLDGLIQQPIGTGAFQFVAYQRDTVIRYKAHPDYWGGKQKIDNLIFSITPDASVRYQKLLTGDCHVIAYPNPADIEKMRSNKDITILKRDGLNVGYGAYNTLQPPFDDKRVRRAINMAIDKRAIIDAVFLGSAFPAINAMPPSIPGYKDLPVDAYDPVKAKAMLDEAGVKDLHMKIWAMPVSRPYMPNARRAAELMQVDLAKVGITADIISYEWAEYMKLSLAKDRDGMVIIGWTPSIADPDSYLGTLLGCDAIGAVNRANWCNEEFDRLIKEARISADQAKRNALYGKAQDIFAQENPWLPIAHQIIEQPISSKVKNYKIDPFGSHAFLDVDIEE, via the coding sequence ATGATGCATAAAAAAATCAAGCTTAAAAGACTATTTTCTTCAGCTTTGCTGGCTACAGCTACGCTCTGCACTTCCAATCTAGGGGCTGCTGAGGCAAAAACATTAGTTTATTGCTCTGAAGCATCGCCCGATGGTTTTGATGCTGCACGCAATTTTTCTGGACCCAGTTATGACGCTTCCGCGTGGAATATTTTTGACAAACTTATCAATGTTGAAATTGGAACAACAAACACTAAGCCTGGCCTAGCAACAAGTTGGGAGGTTTCAGATGATGGTAAGGAATATGTTTTTCATTTGCGCCAAGGCGTGAAATTTCATACGACCAATTATTTTAAACCTACGCGCGATTTCAATGCTGATGATGTGATTTTTACACTAGACCGTCAAAGCAATAAGGAAAACCCGCTTTATGGTGATGGACTTTGGCCACAATATACATCTTATGGCTTTGATAAATTATTGCGGAAAATAGAAAAGATTGATGACCATACAGTTAAATTTATTTTAAATGAACCAAACGCAATTTTTATTCAGTCGCTTTCTTTGACCTTTACGGCAATTCAATCAAAAGAATATGCTGATCAACTGGTGCGAGAAGGAAAGTTGGATGGCTTAATCCAACAGCCAATTGGTACAGGTGCTTTTCAATTTGTTGCTTATCAGCGCGATACTGTTATTCGTTATAAAGCTCATCCCGATTACTGGGGTGGCAAGCAAAAGATTGATAATCTCATTTTTTCAATTACACCAGATGCATCGGTTCGATATCAAAAATTATTAACCGGTGATTGCCACGTAATTGCTTATCCAAACCCTGCTGACATTGAAAAAATGCGCAGCAATAAGGATATAACTATTTTAAAGCGTGATGGCCTAAATGTTGGTTATGGTGCTTATAACACCTTGCAACCACCTTTTGATGATAAGCGGGTGCGCCGTGCTATTAATATGGCTATAGACAAAAGGGCTATTATTGATGCAGTATTTTTAGGATCGGCTTTTCCTGCTATTAATGCGATGCCGCCTTCAATTCCAGGTTATAAGGATCTGCCCGTTGATGCTTATGATCCAGTAAAGGCAAAAGCTATGCTTGACGAGGCTGGGGTTAAAGATTTGCACATGAAGATTTGGGCAATGCCTGTTTCTCGCCCCTATATGCCCAATGCAAGACGTGCGGCGGAGTTAATGCAAGTTGATTTAGCTAAAGTTGGGATTACGGCTGATATTATTAGCTATGAATGGGCTGAATATATGAAGTTATCATTGGCCAAAGATCGTGATGGAATGGTGATTATTGGCTGGACACCAAGCATTGCTGATCCAGATAGTTATTTAGGTACTTTGCTTGGCTGTGATGCTATTGGCGCAGTTAACCGAGCAAATTGGTGCAATGAAGAATTTGATAGGCTTATTAAAGAAGCTCGCATAAGCGCCGACCAAGCAAAGCGTAATGCGCTTTATGGCAAAGCACAAGATATTTTCGCACAAGAAAATCCATGGCTGCCTATTGCTCATCAAATTATTGAGCAGCCTATTAGTAGCAAGGTTAAAAACTATAAAATAGATCCTTTCGGCTCTCATGCTTTTCTTGATGTTGATATTGAAGAATAG
- the gndA gene encoding NADP-dependent phosphogluconate dehydrogenase codes for MEQAEIGLIGLAVMGANLALNIAEKGYRVAVYNRTYAKTEEFYKNAGDLQDKIIPCKTLEEFAAAIRPPRPIIIMIKAGEPVDEQLQELAPHLSDNDIMIDAGNANFRDTIRRFNTYKDTGLTFMGIGVSGGEEGARHGPSIMVGGTETSWKRVEPILTAIAARYDGEPCVARMGNDGAGHFVKTIHNGIEYADMQMIAEIYGIFRDGLKKDAHDISNIFGEWNKGRLNSYLIEITATVLGAKDPISGMPMVDMIVDKAGQKGTGKWSVIEAQNMNVPATSIEAAVAARCISALKDQRQAAAKLFGAQNTDFSISYDDALNHDLAQALLAAKIAAYAQGFVVMAEASRDYNWSLPMPEIAKIWRAGCIIRSQFLDDIAKAFVDAPDAVNLIVTPTFAAMVKEALPSLRRITCAALQAGLPVPALSAALNYFDSYKQERGTANLIQAQRDFFGAHGFDRIDGKDIHHGPWGSGLADFK; via the coding sequence GTGGAACAAGCAGAAATTGGATTGATTGGTCTTGCCGTAATGGGGGCAAATCTTGCCCTTAACATTGCGGAAAAAGGTTATCGCGTCGCCGTTTATAACCGTACTTATGCCAAGACAGAAGAATTTTATAAAAATGCTGGCGATCTGCAGGATAAAATCATTCCATGTAAAACATTGGAAGAATTTGCGGCTGCCATTCGCCCACCGCGTCCAATTATTATCATGATTAAAGCTGGTGAACCAGTTGACGAACAATTACAAGAATTAGCACCACATCTATCAGACAATGATATTATGATTGATGCGGGTAATGCCAATTTCCGCGATACAATCCGCCGCTTTAACACCTATAAGGACACAGGCTTGACCTTTATGGGCATTGGGGTTTCAGGCGGTGAAGAAGGTGCGCGTCACGGTCCATCAATTATGGTTGGTGGCACAGAAACCTCATGGAAGCGGGTTGAACCAATCTTAACTGCAATTGCTGCGCGCTATGATGGCGAACCTTGTGTTGCACGCATGGGCAATGACGGTGCTGGCCATTTTGTTAAAACCATTCATAATGGTATTGAATATGCTGACATGCAGATGATTGCCGAAATTTATGGCATTTTCCGCGATGGTCTTAAAAAGGACGCGCACGATATTTCCAATATTTTTGGTGAATGGAATAAAGGCCGCCTTAACTCTTATTTGATCGAAATTACTGCAACGGTTTTAGGCGCAAAAGACCCAATATCTGGTATGCCCATGGTTGACATGATTGTCGATAAAGCTGGACAAAAAGGCACAGGCAAATGGTCGGTGATTGAAGCGCAAAATATGAATGTGCCAGCAACCTCGATTGAGGCAGCGGTTGCTGCTCGTTGTATTTCAGCTCTTAAAGATCAACGTCAAGCTGCAGCTAAATTATTTGGTGCGCAAAATACCGATTTTTCAATTTCGTATGATGATGCGCTTAATCATGATTTGGCACAAGCATTGCTTGCCGCTAAAATTGCCGCCTATGCGCAGGGCTTTGTTGTTATGGCAGAAGCATCACGCGACTATAATTGGTCGTTGCCAATGCCTGAAATTGCAAAGATTTGGCGCGCTGGTTGCATTATCCGTTCGCAATTTTTGGATGATATTGCTAAAGCCTTTGTTGATGCACCAGATGCAGTTAATCTTATTGTAACGCCAACATTTGCTGCCATGGTTAAAGAGGCATTGCCATCTTTACGCCGTATCACTTGCGCCGCCTTGCAAGCAGGTTTGCCTGTTCCAGCTTTGTCAGCAGCTCTTAATTATTTTGATAGTTATAAGCAAGAACGCGGTACTGCCAATTTAATTCAGGCGCAACGCGATTTCTTTGGCGCGCATGGTTTTGATCGTATCGATGGCAAGGATATTCACCACGGCCCTTGGGGATCTGGTTTAGCTGATTTTAAATAA
- a CDS encoding MFS transporter, whose amino-acid sequence MQQEVKADHVTYGNAVIKKVTWRIVPFIMVLYFIAFLDRVNIGFASLEMNKDIGLSNTVYGLGAGIFFLGYFLFEVPSNLILNKVGARIWIARVMITWGLVSGAMAFVQGPVSFYVLRFLLGAAEAGFFPGIILYLSFWFPMRSRAGVTALFMAAAPLSTALGSPISGALMQMHGLMGYAGWQWMFILEAIPAIILGVVVLFYMTDKPEKANWLSKDERNWLTETMANEQRNKQATAKHSILAGLADIRVLALAIIYFGTSAGLYTPGIWAPQIIKTTGLNSLEIGFANAIPAIFAVVAMFLWARHSDKSNERTWHVVIACLVAACGLVLAAMVSSIIGIIFTLTIVNIGISCSKPPMWSMPTIFLSGSAAAAGIATINSIGNLGGFLGPTMIGWIKDQSGSFSGGLYFVAGLLVVSSVLTIILASATKPVK is encoded by the coding sequence ATGCAGCAAGAGGTTAAAGCTGATCATGTGACCTATGGTAACGCGGTCATAAAAAAGGTTACTTGGCGCATAGTGCCATTTATCATGGTTTTATATTTCATCGCCTTTCTTGATCGGGTCAATATTGGTTTTGCCTCGCTTGAAATGAATAAGGATATCGGCCTTTCCAATACGGTTTATGGGTTAGGCGCAGGCATTTTTTTTCTTGGCTATTTTCTCTTTGAAGTACCCTCTAACCTTATTTTAAATAAGGTTGGCGCAAGAATTTGGATTGCGCGGGTGATGATCACATGGGGGTTGGTTTCAGGTGCAATGGCTTTTGTGCAAGGGCCAGTTAGTTTTTATGTTTTGCGTTTTTTACTTGGTGCAGCCGAAGCGGGGTTTTTCCCTGGCATCATTCTTTATTTGAGTTTTTGGTTTCCAATGCGTTCGCGCGCCGGTGTCACTGCATTATTTATGGCTGCTGCCCCGCTATCAACGGCACTTGGCTCACCAATATCTGGTGCGCTAATGCAGATGCATGGTTTAATGGGCTATGCCGGTTGGCAATGGATGTTTATTCTAGAGGCAATACCCGCCATTATATTGGGTGTGGTTGTATTATTCTATATGACAGACAAGCCCGAAAAGGCAAACTGGTTAAGTAAAGATGAGCGTAATTGGCTTACTGAAACAATGGCGAATGAGCAGCGCAATAAACAAGCTACTGCCAAGCATAGCATATTAGCAGGGCTTGCTGATATTCGCGTCTTAGCGCTTGCTATCATATATTTCGGCACATCGGCAGGGCTGTATACGCCTGGGATTTGGGCGCCACAAATCATTAAAACAACAGGGCTTAATTCTTTGGAGATTGGCTTTGCTAATGCAATTCCTGCTATATTTGCCGTGGTTGCTATGTTCCTTTGGGCACGTCATTCCGATAAATCCAATGAGCGTACTTGGCATGTAGTGATTGCATGTTTGGTTGCTGCTTGTGGTCTTGTGCTAGCTGCGATGGTTTCGTCGATCATAGGTATAATTTTTACCCTTACCATCGTTAATATTGGCATATCTTGTTCAAAGCCACCAATGTGGAGCATGCCAACTATTTTCCTATCAGGTTCTGCCGCCGCGGCCGGCATTGCAACTATCAATTCAATCGGAAATCTAGGTGGTTTTTTGGGTCCAACAATGATTGGTTGGATAAAAGATCAAAGCGGTAGTTTTTCCGGCGGTTTATATTTTGTAGCGGGTTTGCTTGTTGTTTCAAGTGTTTTAACCATTATTCTGGCGTCGGCAACCAAGCCAGTAAAATAG
- the pepT gene encoding peptidase T has protein sequence MDIVDRFIQYTKINTTAIPGASTLPSSQNQWQLAELLAKEMRAFGLDVEEQDHAITIGTLKANSSTAKPSIAFVCHMDTSSEYVGDTKAQVIDYKGGDIVLNQQKNIVLKQNDFPEIANYIGDQIIVTDGTSLLGADNKSAIAEVMDAVQFLVQNPDIEHGVVKLVFVPDEEIGLLGAKALDVNALNVDFAYTLDCCAIGEIVLENWNAGEFHIDFYGQAAHPMSAKGKLRNSLLFAHQFIAMLPAGERPEYTQGREGYYWVKNINGNVAKTSLVMDIRDFDANNFEKRRLFVNDLVNSFKALFGEECVRMRYKEVYRNVAEGLTGKNAYAADLALNVMALMGLNIDKKPMRGGFDGTILTEKGVPCPNLFCGAHNFHSIFEYLPVNSLKKASEMVVEIIKQAKK, from the coding sequence ATGGACATTGTTGATCGATTTATTCAATATACCAAAATCAATACAACCGCTATTCCTGGTGCAAGCACATTACCGTCAAGCCAAAACCAATGGCAGTTGGCAGAATTATTGGCTAAAGAAATGCGCGCATTTGGGCTAGATGTTGAAGAGCAAGACCATGCAATTACGATTGGTACTTTAAAAGCCAATAGTAGCACTGCTAAGCCTAGCATTGCCTTTGTTTGCCACATGGATACCAGTTCTGAATATGTTGGTGATACTAAGGCGCAAGTGATTGATTATAAGGGGGGCGACATTGTTTTAAATCAGCAAAAAAATATTGTTTTAAAACAAAATGATTTTCCTGAAATTGCAAATTATATTGGAGATCAAATTATCGTAACCGATGGCACAAGTTTGCTAGGTGCCGATAATAAATCTGCAATTGCCGAAGTTATGGATGCTGTGCAGTTTCTTGTTCAAAACCCTGACATTGAACATGGCGTCGTAAAACTTGTTTTTGTTCCAGACGAAGAAATTGGTTTGCTTGGTGCAAAAGCACTTGATGTTAACGCTCTTAATGTAGATTTTGCCTACACGCTTGACTGTTGTGCTATTGGCGAAATCGTGCTTGAAAATTGGAATGCCGGTGAATTTCACATTGATTTTTATGGGCAGGCAGCTCACCCTATGTCAGCTAAGGGGAAATTACGCAATTCACTGCTTTTTGCCCACCAATTTATTGCCATGTTGCCGGCTGGAGAAAGACCGGAATATACGCAAGGGCGCGAAGGATATTATTGGGTTAAAAATATTAATGGCAATGTCGCCAAAACTAGTTTGGTTATGGATATACGTGATTTTGATGCCAATAATTTTGAAAAACGCCGGCTTTTTGTTAATGATTTAGTCAATAGTTTCAAAGCCCTATTTGGTGAAGAATGCGTAAGAATGCGCTATAAAGAAGTTTACCGAAATGTTGCTGAAGGCTTAACTGGCAAAAACGCTTATGCGGCCGATCTTGCTTTAAATGTTATGGCGTTAATGGGGCTCAATATCGATAAAAAACCGATGCGTGGTGGCTTTGACGGTACTATTTTAACTGAAAAAGGTGTGCCATGCCCTAATCTTTTTTGCGGGGCCCATAATTTTCATTCTATTTTTGAATATTTGCCAGTTAACTCCTTAAAAAAAGCTTCTGAAATGGTTGTAGAGATTATCAAGCAGGCAAAAAAATAA